In one window of Micromonospora cathayae DNA:
- a CDS encoding polyketide synthase: protein MSTVTNCFLIGGTRVLARCAAQLVAAGVRVEGVFTDDPVAVDWATGHGVPVLDPRADLVAALTETPVDYLFSVVNFRILPGPVLALPKVAAINFHDGPLPRYSGSNVAAWALYEGAGRHAATWHVMTEAVDAGSVLLERWFPIRNHSTALSLTYEAAEVGIELFADLVPHVVARTLPEPIDTSDRERRFYLSSDRIAAGGLIHAGTSAAEAERIAKALDYGNFPNPLGVPALITAQGAVFARQVRLVPREGALPQTLVAAVTDTALTLSAPDADLLVSDFSGTDGSTLSGRAVAQRLGLAVGKPLPAAPPQVLAAIADAQAPLRRHENWWKKHLTDLRPAPLEAADFSAAGAHYSRYELAYVPRSRAETVSVVRAFLAVLAQRMEAPSFDFAWSTSAVRARAEQTHGLAVARVPVRFDAADADSLADRLDAAAARHGYATDLEVRLGLAHRPYGSDGPTFTRIMVLERAPDEEAATEADTEIALLCLRDGPPIVFVRETAMSADEALEFTERVEDVALGAMLPGVPVAPEPETTPAAPVEPAAATTGQPATVTGGERTDPATTGVPADTTTVAAPVADAAPEPVAHAAPEPVADDTERDPVSSVPTLLDLVAATVAAHPHAVAVRSGDREIDYATLDAWADAVAAHLWNQGVEAGSVVGLLTERGPDLVPAMLGILRTGAAFLPLDPNYPVERLSRYLEVAACDLILADHRSLAFGTTIGPAVLPIPTADGSALAVPPPVTGDDLAYVLFTSGSTGEPKGVEIGHTALANFLTGIGERLGSGPDDRMLAHTTVAFDISLLELLLPLTVGATVVLASREVARDPQRLADLIGEVTVAQATPSLWRLLLETGWTPAADLTVLSGGEALVPAVAERLHATARELWNLYGPTEATIWVSTHRVDRVGTFLPLGDALPGLDLHVLDDNLDPCGPDGVGELYLSGIGLARGYVNRPDRTAEVFLEHPRTGLRLYKTGDTVRLHADGAIEWLGRADSQVKVRGNRIEPAEIERVLATFPGVTAAAVIAVAFEGRGEPRLTAYLVAERTLVKAELDEFVGQRLPEYMVPDTYVRLDAMPLTDNGKIARRLLPEPTRHSIIRTGVPSVAPTEPPAPAHAVDTPEPVDAEAPTPAHAVDTPEPAVTEPPAERIARVLATVLGHDGFLVTDNFFDLGGDSANVTRAATALSAEFGVEVSPTALFATGTPERLADLLQPAGPVRVPQPEPATSVEEAVLAAAEAVVEAVPQPEPTPAADPNPLPTATDPTPAPAVPAAGPTPPPAGTIPDAGDPTRRDPAPVRPAAEPAGEEDALAVIGMACRFPGAATPDEFWANLAEGVVDVGDAPPGHRGWGHLWTDTDEVPTGWVDRIEYFDAARFKLTDREARRLDPLQRILLSVTDEALESCGHTSATLGTHTGVFVGTIASDFPEIVAGSVGAGDPHVATGTAVSMVANRLSHAFDWTGPSFAVDTACSSSLVALHQAAMHLRSGEIDAAVVGAANLVLTPTKTRSFLRNGMLSPSGQCRTFDDDADGYVRGEGCGVIVLKRLADAERDGDPILAVVRGAAVNHTGAAGFLTAPSSTAQQAVIRTALERAGIDATGVGYVEAHGTGTQLGDLIELEALQAALAGAGRGTVAVGSVKTNIGHLEPAAGVAGLIKTILALQAERIPPSANLTHPNRAFRFENSPLFVPDRLVPWSGPRVAGVSSFGFGGVNAHAVLTAAPTPTRVPAATGPGLLTLSAGSVDGLRVLAGRLVRLLRSPYCPPLAWLCVASRQRPAATYRLACVVDSVEQLDDKLMLFLARAEGTRNLYVGVAEPTGRTIAPFGGNPGRDTLDTAARRFVAGDSLTTEERAPVRFPTTPHEERYLWLEPQGELPSAERTALGGRPHAWTWREHPEAHEHVVLGDPTLPGSGYPGKVAEIVGRDRFTLRDLTFRATVRPPATLTAELHGSRISFRDGGGTVVCDVEVTEPETTEPTLTPPLNEAGFVPVDLDGMYRDFARNGLAYGPGFRCVQTLATAPGQAVGTLAGAAAGPGPVDVRLLDGAFQVALAACGAQGLYVPFTVERLTVSGRLSGTVRVYARRDRGSAPDAGLLTASLVVVDGDRPVLTAHGITWRRISTAPPTGRPGTTGGQDRAQPGSPANGTANGRVTASQNGHVPAVTGQVSASTAGYPVANTAAPSAEAVAGPTPPQASGPTGPQASGPTGPQAPGAAGPRPAGIPVNGGGNLTSALAAWIAEGLETDIETLELDRPLEAQGLDSMLAISLAQDIRSKLDVEIPVTLLLEVGTVENLAAELRDNYGVTSVPGASAVPSAPLPVDAPPAAATSPTAPPAAAVPMAVPSAAEVAVPVAVPAVSVVEPAPDRGDRHAMAIIGYDGVFPNAGSPDELWEILANQQDCLQEVPKSRWDIDDYYSEEAEPGTVYLRRAGFVDDLTTFDAPFFRISPAEAQWIDPQQRHLIQSAWRALEDAGLSGRLAGRSVGVFVGASYQHYRDMVVGDVVQTAAGLGNHNAILANRVSYFLDLVGPSMTIDTLCSSSLVALHTAVRSIRNGECDQAIVAGVHLGMSPQYFQLGSRLRSFSPTGASRAFDAGADGFVPGEGVVTVVVKPLVDAVRDGDRIRGVIRGSAVNHGGRTSGLTVPSSAAQSEVIVAALRDAGVSPDSIGMVEAHGTGTSLGDPIEVDGLSRAWRSFTSRTQFCAIGSLKSNIGHLEPAAGLAGVVKVLLALEGERIPPTLHVVRPNDHIRFEGSPFFVADRVVPWRRVVGVPRRAAVSAFGMGGVNAHVIVEEAPLPAERGPVPQESHIVRVSAASEDAVRRLAGAYAEALPRAGELGDVGFTANVGRASHRFRVAVSGGDRDVLVAGLSAVAAGDRPVGRLVNQPPVSVFLFTGQGSQYPDMGRGLYATEPVFRSAVDECADLLSGHGLSLMDLLFGSGRDDLVQTRFAQVGIAAVQVGLVRLLESWGVRPGLVVGHSVGELTAAWAAGVFSLSDLLRLVAVRGEVMQAQPSDGTMVVAFASPDEVTAVLDRFPGVEVAAFNGPRNVTLSGPTEAIDAFVAGSGLRTQRLSVSHAFHSAAMAGAVDPFTRAFAGITAHTPQVGFASTVTGGWHDTATVTDAQLWGSGIRQPVRFTQALDAVHAAGGRVFWEIGPQPVLVGLGRQALGTDGLTWLPTLRRDHTDQAQLHAAVSTFYSQGAGEVDWAGVHHGKGHRTTTIPTYPFDRRELRAPHARATTTARETTTARRPSEPEAAVPATADQAAGHPLFDRHYEH, encoded by the coding sequence ATGAGCACCGTGACCAACTGCTTCCTCATCGGCGGCACCCGGGTCCTCGCCCGGTGCGCGGCCCAGCTCGTCGCGGCCGGGGTCCGCGTCGAGGGGGTCTTCACCGACGACCCGGTCGCCGTCGACTGGGCCACCGGCCACGGCGTCCCGGTGCTGGACCCGCGCGCCGACCTGGTCGCCGCGCTCACCGAGACCCCGGTCGACTACCTGTTCAGCGTGGTCAACTTCCGGATCCTGCCCGGCCCGGTGCTGGCGCTGCCGAAGGTCGCCGCGATCAACTTCCACGACGGGCCGCTGCCCCGGTACTCCGGCAGCAACGTCGCCGCCTGGGCCCTCTACGAGGGCGCCGGCCGGCACGCGGCCACCTGGCACGTGATGACCGAGGCGGTGGACGCCGGGTCGGTGCTGCTGGAACGGTGGTTCCCGATCCGCAACCACTCCACCGCGCTGTCGCTCACCTACGAGGCCGCCGAGGTCGGCATCGAGCTCTTCGCCGACCTCGTCCCGCACGTCGTCGCCCGGACCCTGCCCGAGCCGATCGACACCAGCGACCGGGAACGCCGCTTCTACCTCAGCTCCGACCGGATCGCCGCCGGCGGGCTCATCCACGCCGGCACCTCCGCAGCCGAAGCCGAACGCATCGCCAAGGCGCTCGACTACGGCAACTTCCCCAACCCGCTCGGCGTGCCGGCCCTGATCACCGCCCAGGGGGCGGTCTTCGCGCGCCAGGTCCGGCTCGTCCCCCGCGAGGGCGCCCTCCCGCAGACCCTGGTGGCCGCGGTCACCGACACCGCGCTGACTCTCTCCGCCCCGGACGCCGACCTGCTGGTCAGCGACTTCAGCGGCACCGACGGCAGCACGCTCAGCGGCCGCGCCGTCGCCCAGCGGCTCGGCCTGGCCGTGGGCAAGCCCCTGCCGGCCGCCCCGCCGCAGGTGCTCGCCGCCATCGCCGACGCGCAGGCACCGCTGCGCCGGCACGAGAACTGGTGGAAGAAACACCTGACCGACCTGCGCCCGGCACCGCTGGAGGCCGCCGACTTCTCCGCCGCCGGCGCCCACTACAGCCGGTACGAGCTGGCGTACGTGCCCCGCTCCCGGGCCGAGACGGTCAGCGTCGTCCGCGCCTTCCTCGCCGTGCTCGCCCAGCGGATGGAAGCACCCAGCTTCGACTTCGCCTGGTCCACCTCGGCGGTCCGGGCCCGGGCCGAGCAGACCCACGGGCTGGCCGTCGCCCGGGTGCCGGTCCGGTTCGACGCCGCCGACGCCGACTCGCTCGCCGACCGGCTCGACGCCGCTGCCGCCCGCCACGGGTACGCCACCGACCTGGAGGTACGCCTCGGTCTGGCGCACCGCCCGTACGGCTCGGACGGCCCCACCTTCACCCGGATCATGGTGCTGGAACGGGCCCCCGACGAGGAGGCCGCCACCGAGGCGGACACCGAGATCGCCCTGCTCTGCCTGCGGGACGGGCCGCCCATCGTGTTCGTCCGGGAAACCGCGATGAGCGCCGACGAGGCCCTGGAGTTCACCGAACGGGTCGAGGACGTCGCGCTGGGCGCGATGCTGCCCGGCGTACCGGTGGCCCCGGAACCCGAGACCACCCCGGCCGCCCCGGTCGAGCCCGCCGCCGCGACCACCGGGCAGCCCGCCACCGTGACCGGCGGGGAGCGGACCGACCCCGCGACCACCGGGGTACCCGCCGACACCACCACCGTCGCGGCGCCGGTCGCCGACGCCGCGCCCGAGCCGGTGGCGCACGCCGCGCCCGAGCCGGTCGCCGACGACACCGAACGGGATCCGGTGTCGTCCGTGCCCACCCTGCTCGACCTGGTCGCGGCCACCGTCGCCGCGCACCCGCACGCGGTCGCCGTCCGCAGCGGCGACCGGGAGATCGACTACGCCACCCTGGACGCCTGGGCCGACGCCGTCGCCGCCCACCTGTGGAACCAGGGCGTCGAGGCCGGCTCGGTGGTCGGCCTGCTCACCGAACGGGGACCGGACCTCGTGCCGGCCATGCTCGGCATCCTCCGCACCGGGGCCGCGTTCCTGCCGCTGGACCCCAACTACCCGGTGGAACGGCTCAGCCGGTACCTCGAGGTCGCCGCCTGCGACCTGATCCTGGCCGACCACCGCAGCCTGGCGTTCGGCACCACCATCGGCCCGGCCGTGCTGCCCATCCCCACCGCCGACGGCTCCGCGCTGGCCGTACCCCCGCCGGTCACCGGCGACGACCTGGCGTACGTGCTGTTCACCAGCGGCTCGACCGGCGAACCCAAGGGCGTGGAGATCGGCCACACCGCGCTGGCGAACTTCCTCACCGGCATCGGCGAACGCCTCGGCTCCGGGCCCGACGACCGGATGCTCGCCCACACCACCGTCGCCTTCGACATCTCCCTGCTGGAACTGCTGCTGCCGCTCACCGTCGGCGCGACCGTGGTGCTGGCCTCCCGCGAGGTGGCCCGCGACCCGCAGCGGCTGGCCGACCTGATCGGCGAGGTCACCGTCGCCCAGGCCACCCCCAGCCTGTGGCGGCTGCTGCTGGAGACCGGGTGGACGCCGGCGGCGGACCTCACCGTCCTCTCCGGCGGGGAGGCGCTCGTCCCGGCGGTCGCCGAGCGGCTGCACGCCACCGCCCGGGAACTGTGGAACCTGTACGGCCCCACCGAGGCCACCATCTGGGTCTCCACCCACCGGGTCGACCGGGTCGGGACGTTCCTGCCGCTCGGCGACGCGCTGCCCGGCCTCGACCTGCACGTCCTCGACGACAACCTCGACCCGTGCGGCCCCGACGGCGTCGGCGAGCTGTACCTGTCCGGCATCGGGCTGGCCCGCGGCTACGTCAACCGTCCCGACCGCACCGCCGAGGTGTTCCTGGAGCACCCGCGTACCGGGCTGCGGCTCTACAAGACCGGCGACACGGTACGACTGCACGCCGACGGGGCGATCGAGTGGCTGGGCCGCGCCGACTCGCAGGTCAAGGTCCGGGGTAACCGGATCGAACCGGCCGAGATCGAGCGGGTGCTCGCCACCTTCCCGGGCGTCACCGCCGCCGCCGTGATCGCCGTGGCCTTCGAGGGCCGTGGCGAGCCCCGACTCACCGCGTACCTGGTCGCCGAGCGCACCCTGGTCAAGGCCGAACTGGACGAGTTCGTCGGCCAGCGGCTGCCCGAGTACATGGTGCCCGACACGTACGTGCGGCTGGACGCCATGCCGCTCACCGACAACGGCAAGATCGCCCGCCGGCTGCTGCCCGAACCGACCCGGCACAGCATCATCCGGACCGGTGTGCCGTCCGTCGCCCCGACCGAGCCGCCGGCCCCGGCCCACGCCGTGGACACGCCGGAACCGGTCGACGCCGAGGCGCCGACCCCGGCCCACGCCGTGGACACGCCGGAACCGGCGGTGACCGAACCCCCGGCCGAGCGGATCGCGCGGGTGCTCGCCACCGTCCTCGGCCACGACGGTTTCCTGGTCACCGACAACTTCTTCGACCTCGGCGGCGACTCGGCGAACGTCACCCGCGCGGCCACCGCGCTCAGCGCCGAGTTCGGCGTGGAGGTGAGCCCCACCGCCCTGTTCGCCACCGGCACCCCGGAACGCCTGGCCGACCTGCTGCAACCGGCCGGCCCGGTCCGCGTACCGCAGCCGGAGCCCGCGACCAGCGTCGAGGAGGCCGTCCTGGCGGCGGCCGAGGCGGTGGTCGAGGCGGTACCGCAACCCGAGCCCACCCCGGCCGCCGACCCGAACCCGCTGCCGACCGCCACCGACCCGACCCCGGCTCCGGCTGTCCCCGCCGCCGGACCGACCCCGCCGCCGGCCGGGACGATTCCGGACGCCGGCGACCCGACCCGCCGTGACCCGGCACCGGTCCGCCCCGCGGCGGAACCCGCCGGCGAAGAGGACGCCCTCGCCGTCATCGGCATGGCCTGCCGGTTCCCCGGCGCGGCCACCCCCGACGAGTTCTGGGCCAACCTCGCCGAGGGCGTGGTCGACGTCGGCGACGCGCCCCCCGGCCACCGCGGCTGGGGGCACCTGTGGACCGACACCGACGAGGTCCCCACCGGCTGGGTGGACCGGATCGAGTACTTCGACGCCGCCCGGTTCAAGCTCACCGACCGGGAGGCCCGCCGCCTCGACCCGTTGCAGCGCATCCTGCTCAGCGTCACCGACGAGGCGCTGGAGAGCTGCGGCCACACCTCGGCCACCCTCGGCACCCACACCGGCGTCTTCGTCGGCACCATCGCCAGTGACTTCCCGGAGATCGTCGCCGGCAGCGTCGGCGCGGGCGACCCGCACGTCGCCACCGGTACCGCCGTGTCCATGGTCGCCAACCGGCTCTCCCACGCGTTCGACTGGACCGGCCCGAGCTTCGCCGTCGACACCGCCTGCTCGTCGTCGCTGGTCGCCCTGCACCAGGCCGCCATGCACCTGCGCTCCGGCGAGATCGACGCCGCCGTGGTCGGCGCGGCGAACCTGGTGCTCACCCCCACCAAGACCCGGTCGTTCCTGCGCAACGGCATGCTCTCGCCGAGCGGGCAGTGCCGCACCTTCGACGACGACGCCGACGGGTACGTCCGGGGCGAAGGCTGCGGGGTGATCGTCCTCAAGCGGCTCGCCGACGCCGAACGCGACGGCGACCCGATCCTCGCCGTGGTCCGTGGCGCCGCCGTCAACCACACCGGCGCGGCCGGCTTCCTCACCGCGCCGAGCAGCACCGCCCAGCAGGCGGTCATCCGGACCGCCCTGGAACGCGCCGGGATCGACGCGACCGGTGTCGGCTACGTCGAGGCGCACGGCACCGGCACCCAGCTCGGTGACCTGATCGAGTTGGAGGCCCTCCAAGCCGCCCTCGCCGGGGCCGGCCGGGGCACCGTCGCCGTCGGCTCGGTCAAGACCAACATCGGTCACCTCGAACCGGCCGCCGGGGTCGCCGGTCTGATCAAGACCATCCTCGCCCTCCAGGCCGAACGGATCCCACCCTCGGCCAACCTCACCCACCCCAACCGGGCGTTCCGCTTCGAGAATTCGCCGCTGTTCGTCCCGGACCGGCTGGTCCCCTGGTCGGGCCCCCGGGTCGCCGGGGTCAGCAGCTTCGGCTTCGGTGGGGTCAACGCGCACGCCGTGCTCACCGCCGCGCCCACCCCGACCCGGGTACCCGCCGCGACCGGCCCCGGCCTGCTCACCCTCTCGGCCGGCTCGGTCGACGGGCTGCGCGTCCTCGCCGGCCGGCTGGTCCGGCTGCTCCGCTCGCCGTACTGCCCCCCGTTGGCCTGGCTCTGCGTGGCGAGCCGGCAGCGACCGGCGGCCACCTACCGGCTGGCCTGCGTGGTCGACTCCGTCGAACAGCTCGACGACAAGCTGATGCTGTTCCTCGCCCGCGCCGAGGGCACCCGGAACCTGTACGTCGGGGTCGCCGAACCCACCGGCCGCACCATCGCGCCGTTCGGCGGCAACCCCGGCCGGGACACCCTCGACACGGCGGCCCGCCGCTTCGTGGCCGGCGACAGCCTCACCACCGAGGAACGGGCCCCGGTCCGGTTCCCCACCACCCCGCACGAGGAGCGGTACCTGTGGCTGGAGCCGCAGGGCGAACTGCCGTCCGCCGAACGGACCGCCCTCGGTGGGCGACCGCACGCCTGGACCTGGCGCGAGCACCCCGAGGCCCACGAGCACGTCGTGCTCGGTGACCCGACGCTGCCCGGCTCCGGCTACCCCGGCAAGGTCGCCGAGATCGTCGGCCGGGACCGGTTCACCCTGCGGGACCTCACCTTCCGGGCGACCGTCCGGCCCCCGGCGACGCTGACCGCCGAACTGCACGGCAGCCGGATCTCCTTCCGCGACGGCGGCGGCACCGTGGTCTGCGACGTCGAGGTGACCGAACCGGAGACGACCGAACCGACGCTGACCCCGCCACTGAACGAGGCGGGTTTCGTCCCGGTCGACCTCGACGGCATGTACCGCGACTTCGCGCGCAACGGGCTCGCCTACGGCCCGGGCTTCCGCTGCGTACAGACCCTGGCCACCGCTCCCGGCCAGGCCGTCGGCACCCTCGCCGGAGCCGCCGCCGGGCCCGGCCCGGTCGACGTACGGCTGCTCGACGGTGCCTTCCAGGTGGCGCTCGCCGCCTGCGGAGCCCAGGGCCTGTACGTGCCGTTCACCGTCGAACGGCTGACCGTCTCCGGACGACTGTCCGGCACGGTCCGGGTCTACGCCCGCCGGGACCGGGGCAGCGCCCCCGACGCCGGCCTGCTCACCGCCAGCCTGGTGGTGGTCGACGGTGACCGTCCGGTGCTGACCGCCCACGGGATCACCTGGCGGCGGATCTCCACGGCGCCTCCGACCGGCCGTCCCGGCACGACCGGCGGCCAGGACCGGGCGCAGCCGGGCTCCCCGGCGAACGGCACCGCCAACGGCCGGGTCACCGCCAGCCAGAACGGCCACGTGCCGGCCGTGACCGGCCAGGTGAGTGCCAGCACCGCCGGGTACCCGGTGGCGAACACCGCCGCACCCTCGGCGGAAGCGGTCGCCGGACCGACGCCTCCGCAGGCGTCGGGACCGACGGGCCCGCAGGCGTCGGGACCGACGGGTCCGCAGGCCCCGGGGGCGGCGGGGCCGCGTCCGGCCGGCATCCCGGTCAACGGGGGTGGGAACCTCACCTCGGCCCTGGCGGCGTGGATCGCCGAAGGGCTGGAGACCGACATCGAGACCCTCGAACTGGACCGGCCGCTGGAGGCCCAGGGCCTCGACTCGATGCTGGCCATCTCGCTCGCCCAGGACATCCGCTCCAAGCTGGACGTCGAGATCCCGGTGACCCTGCTGCTCGAGGTCGGGACGGTGGAGAACCTCGCCGCCGAACTGCGCGACAACTACGGTGTCACCAGTGTCCCCGGGGCCTCGGCGGTGCCGTCCGCGCCGCTGCCCGTCGACGCGCCGCCGGCCGCCGCCACGTCGCCGACCGCACCGCCGGCCGCTGCCGTGCCGATGGCCGTGCCGTCGGCGGCCGAGGTCGCCGTGCCGGTGGCCGTACCCGCCGTGTCGGTGGTCGAGCCGGCTCCCGACCGCGGGGACCGGCACGCCATGGCCATCATCGGGTACGACGGGGTGTTCCCCAACGCCGGCAGCCCGGACGAACTGTGGGAGATCCTCGCCAACCAGCAGGACTGCCTCCAGGAGGTACCCAAGTCCCGGTGGGACATCGACGACTACTACTCGGAGGAGGCCGAGCCGGGCACCGTCTACCTGCGCCGCGCGGGCTTCGTTGACGACCTGACCACCTTCGACGCGCCGTTCTTCCGGATCTCCCCGGCCGAGGCACAGTGGATCGACCCGCAGCAGCGGCACCTCATCCAGTCCGCCTGGCGGGCGTTGGAGGACGCCGGTCTCTCCGGCCGGCTGGCCGGCCGCTCGGTGGGTGTCTTCGTGGGTGCCAGCTACCAGCACTACCGGGACATGGTGGTCGGCGACGTCGTGCAGACCGCCGCCGGTCTCGGTAACCACAACGCGATCCTGGCGAACCGGGTGAGTTATTTCCTGGATCTGGTCGGGCCGAGCATGACGATCGACACGTTGTGTTCGTCGTCGTTGGTGGCGCTGCACACGGCGGTGCGCAGCATCCGTAACGGTGAGTGCGACCAGGCCATCGTCGCCGGGGTGCACCTCGGCATGTCCCCGCAGTACTTCCAGCTCGGCTCCCGGCTGCGCTCGTTCTCCCCGACGGGTGCGTCGCGGGCGTTCGATGCGGGTGCGGATGGGTTCGTGCCGGGTGAGGGTGTGGTGACGGTGGTGGTGAAGCCGTTGGTGGATGCGGTGCGGGACGGGGATCGGATTCGGGGGGTGATTCGGGGTTCGGCGGTGAATCATGGTGGTCGGACGTCGGGTTTGACGGTGCCGTCGAGTGCGGCGCAGTCTGAGGTGATTGTGGCGGCTTTGCGGGATGCGGGGGTGTCTCCGGATTCGATTGGGATGGTGGAGGCGCATGGTACGGGGACGTCGTTGGGTGATCCGATTGAGGTGGATGGGTTGTCGCGGGCGTGGCGGTCGTTTACGTCGCGGACGCAGTTTTGTGCGATTGGGTCGTTGAAGTCGAATATTGGGCATTTGGAGCCGGCTGCGGGTTTGGCTGGTGTGGTGAAGGTGTTGTTGGCGTTGGAGGGGGAGCGGATTCCTCCGACGTTGCATGTGGTGCGTCCGAATGATCATATTCGGTTTGAGGGTTCGCCGTTCTTTGTGGCGGATCGGGTGGTGCCGTGGCGTCGGGTGGTGGGTGTGCCGAGGCGGGCTGCGGTGTCGGCGTTCGGTATGGGTGGGGTGAATGCGCATGTGATCGTGGAGGAGGCGCCGCTGCCGGCCGAGCGTGGGCCGGTGCCGCAGGAGTCGCACATCGTGCGGGTGTCGGCCGCGTCGGAGGATGCGGTGCGGCGGCTCGCGGGGGCGTATGCGGAGGCGTTGCCGCGGGCGGGTGAGTTGGGTGATGTCGGGTTCACGGCGAATGTGGGTCGGGCGTCGCATCGGTTCCGGGTCGCGGTTTCCGGTGGTGACCGGGATGTGTTGGTGGCGGGGTTGTCGGCGGTGGCGGCGGGTGACCGGCCGGTGGGTCGGTTGGTGAATCAGCCGCCGGTGTCGGTGTTCCTGTTCACCGGGCAGGGGTCGCAGTATCCGGACATGGGTCGTGGTTTGTATGCGACGGAGCCGGTGTTCCGGTCGGCTGTCGACGAATGCGCGGATCTGCTGTCCGGGCACGGGCTGTCGTTGATGGATCTGTTGTTCGGGTCGGGTCGGGATGATCTGGTGCAGACGCGGTTCGCGCAGGTGGGTATCGCCGCGGTGCAGGTCGGTCTGGTCCGGTTGTTGGAATCCTGGGGGGTTCGGCCGGGCCTGGTGGTCGGGCACAGTGTGGGCGAGTTGACCGCGGCATGGGCGGCGGGGGTGTTCTCCCTGTCGGATCTGCTGCGTCTGGTGGCGGTGCGGGGCGAGGTGATGCAGGCCCAGCCGTCGGACGGGACGATGGTGGTGGCGTTCGCGTCCCCGGACGAGGTGACCGCCGTGCTGGACCGGTTCCCGGGGGTCGAGGTCGCGGCGTTCAACGGGCCCCGCAACGTCACCCTGTCCGGACCGACGGAAGCGATCGACGCGTTCGTGGCGGGTTCGGGGTTGCGGACGCAGCGGCTGTCGGTGAGTCACGCGTTCCACTCCGCAGCGATGGCCGGCGCGGTCGACCCGTTCACCCGGGCGTTCGCCGGCATCACGGCCCACACCCCGCAGGTGGGCTTCGCGTCCACGGTGACCGGCGGCTGGCACGACACGGCCACCGTGACGGACGCGCAGCTGTGGGGTTCAGGGATCCGGCAGCCGGTGCGGTTCACGCAGGCCCTGGACGCGGTGCACGCCGCGGGTGGGCGGGTGTTCTGGGAGATCGGCCCGCAACCGGTCCTGGTCGGTCTCGGCCGACAGGCCCTCGGCACCGACGGACTGACCTGGCTCCCCACCCTCCGACGCGACCACACCGACCAGGCACAGCTGCACGCGGCGGTGAGCACGTTCTACAGCCAGGGCGCGGGCGAGGTGGACTGGGCCGGAGTGCACCACGGCAAGGGCCACCGGACCACCACCATCCCCACCTACCCCTTCGACCGCAGGGAGTTGAGAGCACCGCACGCACGGGCGACCACCACCGCACGGGAGACCACCACCGCACGCCGACCGTCCGAACCGGAAGCCGCCGTGCCCGCCACCGCTGACCAGGCGGCCGGCCACCCGCTCTTCGACCGGCACTACGAGCACTAG
- a CDS encoding aromatic ring-hydroxylating oxygenase subunit alpha, producing MTAASSMFDLISEQDEQRPYFDTGGRGRSHEFYTGQEQYQREMERIYGRHWLPVDHVSRFKEKGSYATLTIGTGSVLIIHGDDGIQAYHNYCRHRGYRLVEEATGKRQSLVCIYHCWVYDRNGKLKSFNGTYFDHFFDKEKNGLLPVRTEIRFGVVFITFSEDAPDLDVSLGEFGEFARVYELENLQCVQAKDYPVACNWKLVAHNVNESLHFPTAHKDLHRITDFDDAGTYELKGDNIIGAWQVIRESFNSVSMTGRSTRDPMPLVPEADRRKINWITILPNLLFGFTADYVFMQWVWPESPGTCYVRHFWLFHPNETAKKDFSHEAVFALWDKANYEDWELCERTHRGLSNPRWTPGQLSLDEEVVSQIDAWVAQETADPAETEA from the coding sequence ATGACCGCCGCGTCCAGCATGTTCGACCTGATCAGCGAGCAGGATGAGCAGCGGCCCTACTTCGACACCGGAGGCCGGGGCCGCAGCCACGAGTTCTACACCGGACAGGAGCAGTACCAGCGGGAGATGGAGCGGATCTACGGGCGGCACTGGCTGCCCGTGGACCACGTCTCCCGGTTCAAGGAGAAGGGCTCCTACGCCACCCTCACCATCGGCACCGGCTCGGTGCTGATCATCCACGGTGACGACGGCATCCAGGCGTACCACAACTACTGCCGGCACCGGGGCTACCGGCTGGTGGAGGAGGCCACCGGCAAGCGGCAGAGCCTGGTGTGCATCTACCACTGCTGGGTGTACGACCGCAACGGCAAGCTCAAGAGCTTCAACGGCACCTACTTCGACCACTTCTTCGACAAGGAGAAGAACGGTCTGCTGCCGGTACGCACCGAGATCCGGTTCGGGGTCGTCTTCATCACCTTCTCCGAGGACGCCCCCGACCTGGACGTCTCGCTGGGCGAGTTCGGGGAGTTCGCCCGGGTGTACGAGCTGGAGAACCTCCAGTGCGTGCAGGCCAAGGACTACCCGGTCGCCTGCAACTGGAAGCTGGTCGCGCACAACGTCAACGAGAGCCTGCACTTCCCGACCGCCCACAAGGACCTGCACCGGATCACCGACTTCGACGACGCCGGCACCTACGAGCTCAAGGGCGACAACATCATCGGCGCCTGGCAGGTGATCCGGGAGAGCTTCAACTCGGTCTCGATGACCGGTCGGAGCACCCGCGATCCGATGCCGCTGGTGCCCGAGGCCGACCGTCGCAAGATCAACTGGATCACCATCCTGCCGAACCTGCTGTTCGGCTTCACCGCCGACTACGTGTTCATGCAGTGGGTCTGGCCGGAGAGCCCCGGCACCTGCTACGTGCGGCACTTCTGGCTGTTCCACCCCAACGAGACGGCCAAGAAGGACTTCTCCCACGAAGCCGTCTTCGCCCTCTGGGACAAGGCCAACTACGAGGACTGGGAGCTGTGCGAGCGCACCCACCGCGGCCTGTCCAACCCGAGGTGGACCCCCGGCCAGCTGTCGCTGGACGAGGAGGTCGTCTCCCAGATCGACGCCTGGGTCGCCCAGGAGACCGCCGACCCGGCCGAGACCGAGGCATGA